A single Nicotiana tabacum cultivar K326 chromosome 5, ASM71507v2, whole genome shotgun sequence DNA region contains:
- the LOC107823107 gene encoding uncharacterized protein LOC107823107 — translation MRSAVQLLTRIVASQAQHQTFGIADRSVSARVRDFINLDPPVFTGDDHNADPQDFLDLMQRTLQIIHATDVESVEFTSYRLRDVAVTWYETWKQTRGPNVPPVTWKEFSEAFLQQYLPIELRRARRDRFLHLEQGNMSVREYSMQFNSLARYAPTIVADMSDRVHQFVSGLGAHLINECTTASLNQGMDIARIQAYAQGLEDRKRQQRANREHDRGQQKRARFAGNIGEFRGGFRPQFPRRQSYPAASAPPQFQGQRQDRTTYSGLGQSSRTPGPQFRGEFSQMRPQFLRCDRCGRNHFGPCRQGYDACYTCGQPGHIMRHYPMTGGGGMAQLTTSAGASSSSVRPPRQSMQTSAGSGRGRFGASGSGDPGSTLSYISPLVASKWDREPELLQKSFEVSTPMDCSTKIVRFNFPSEPIIEWKGDAAAPKGKFISYLKARRMILKGSFYELKKRLTSAPVLALPEGSEGYVVYCDASRVGLGCVLMQHGKVIAYASRQLRKHEYNYPTHDIELAAVIFALKIWRHYLYGVHVDIYTDHKTNVVADALSRKSMGSLKHVKAGKLEMTKEIYQLANLSVRLHDTGDQGVVVRNIAGSSLVAEVEMRQFEDPELLKIKESIPFQKKQLFEQSDNGILKYKGRWCVPNVGELRKQIMTEMHQSRYSAHPGSTKMYHDLRQLYWWNDMKKDIATFVAQCPNCQQVKAEHQKPGGLLQNIEIPAWKWESINMDFITGFPNSRRKFNSIWVIVDRLTKSAHFLPVRTTYSAEDYASLYIKEIVRLHGVPFSIISDRGAQFTANFWRSSIGWFDVGETKFLGPELVQQAVEKVKLIQERLRTTQSRQKSYSDNRRRDLEFAVGDWIVQRIGRVAYKLDLPPELEAIHPVFHISMLRKFLGDPSCISPIEDIEVSENLSYEEIPVAILDRQIRKLRTKEVASVKVLWRSNNVEEMTWEAEEDMKSRYPHLFESSGDMLETNMAGVAHISTSDS, via the exons ATGCGGAGTGCTGTACAATTGCTGACTCGAATAGTGGCCTCCCAGGCCCAACACCAGACCTTCGGTATTGCTGATAGGTCCGTGAGTGCGAGAGTTCGAGACTTTATCAACTTGGATCCTCCAGTATTTACAGGGGATGATCATAATGCTGACCCACAGGATTTTCTGGATCTTATGCAACGGACCTTACAAATTATACATGCCACGGATGTTGAGTCAGTGGAGTTTACTTCTTATAGACTACGTGATGTTGCTGTGACATGGTATGAGACTTGGAAGCAAACTCGGGGGCCTAATGTGCCACCAGTGACATGGAAGGAGTTCTCTGAGGCATTTTTACAGCAATATTTGCCAATCGAGCTTCGAAGAGCCCGACGAGATAGGTTCTTACACTTAGAACAGGGTAATATGAGCGTTCGGGAATATAGCATGCAGTTCAactctttggctaggtatgctcctacGATTGTTGCTGATATGAGTGATCGGGTACACCAGTTTGTTAGTGGTTTGGGGGCACacttgataaatgagtgcactacAGCTTCTCTAAATCAAGGAATGGATATTGCCCGTATTCAAGCATATGCACAGGGTCTAGAGGATCGCAAGAGGCAACAAAGAGCCAATCGAGAGCATGATAGAGGGCAACAGAAGAGGGCGCGGTTCGCAGGTAACATAGGAGAGTTTCGAGGTGGATTTAGGCCACAGTTTCCCCGGCGCCAGTCTTATCCAGCGGCCAGTGCACCGCCACAGTTTCAGGGACAGCGCCAGGATCGGACCACTTATTCTGGTCTAGGTCAGAGTTCACGGACCCCAGGTCCACAGTTTAGAGGCGAGTTCAGTCAGATGAGGCCTCAGTTTCTTAGATGTGATCGATGTGGCCGAAATCATTTTGGACCATGTCGCCAGGGTTATGATGCATGTTATACATGTGGACAGCCAGGTCATATTATGAGACATTATCCGATGACAGGTGGAGGGGGTATGGCTCAGCTGACGACATCTGCAGGGGCTTCTTCTTCCTCGGTACGTCCTCCTAGACAGAGTATGCAGACATCAGCTGGCAGTGGTAGGGGAAGATTTGGAGCTTCTGGTTCAGGAG ATCCTGGTTCTACATTGTCGTATATCTCCCCCTTAGTTGCTAGTAAATGGGATAGAGAGCCTGAATTGTTGCAAAAGTCCTTTGAGGTATCTACGCCAATGG ATTGCTCGACAAAGATTGTTCGTTTTAATTTTCCAAGTGAGCCTATTATTGAATGGAAAGGTGATGCTGCAGCGCCTAAGggaaagtttatttcttaccttaaagcTCGAAGGATGATTTTGAAAGG GAGCTTTTATGAGTTGAAGAAACGCTTAACATCAGCACCTGTTCTAGCACTTCCTGAAGGATctgaaggttatgtggtatattgtgatgcatccagGGTTGGATTGGGATGTGTTCTAATGCAGCATGgaaaagttattgcatatgcttcaaggcagttgcgGAAGCACGAATACAATTATCCGACTCACGATATTGAGTTAGCAGCCGTTAtatttgccttgaaaatatggcgtcattatctttatggtgttCATGTGGATATCTATACAGATCACAAAA CGAATGTGGTAGCTGATGCATTGAGTCGCAAATCCATGGGCAGCTTGAAGCATGTAAAAGCTGGGAAATTAGAAATGACTAAAGAGATATATCAATTGGCTAACCTGAGTGTACGGCTACATGATACAGGTGACCAGGGTGTAGTAGTCCGAAATATTGCGGGGTCATCACTGGTAGCTGAGGTAGAAATGCGTCAATTTGAGGATCCGGAGTTACTCAAAATTAAAGAGAGTATCCCTTTTCAGAAGAAGCAGTTGTTCGAGCAATCTGATAATGGAATTCTAAAATATAAAGGTCGATGGTGTGTACCTAATGTTGGGGAGCTTCGTAAGCAAATTATGACAGAGATGCACCAGTCTCGGTACTCAGCTCATCCTGGTTCAACCAAAATGTATCACGATCTTCGTCAGCTATACTGGTGGAACgacatgaagaaagatatagccacatttgtggctcagtgtcctaactgccAGCAGGTTAAAGCTGAACACCAGAAACCTGGAGGgctacttcaaaatattgagatTCCAGCTTGGAAATGGGAatcgattaatatggatttcattacAGGATTTCCCAATTCTCGCCGTAAGTTCAAttctatttgggtcattgtggataggctgacgaaatcagctcactttctCCCAGTTAGGACCACCTATTCAGCTGAAGACTATGCGAgcttgtatatcaaggaaatagttcgGCTACATGGAGTTCcgttttctattatatctgacagaGGTGCCcaatttacagctaatttctggag ATCTTCTATTGGCTGGTTTGATGTTGGCGAGACAAAGTTTCTAGGACCTGAATTGGTACAGCAAGCtgtagaaaaggtaaagttgatccaggaaAGGTTGCGTACAACTCAAAGTCGACAGAAATCATATTCAGATAACCGACGTCGAGACTTGGAATTTGCTGTGGGagactgg ATTGTTCAGAGAATTGGGCGAGTAGCCTACAAACTTGACCTGCCACCAGAATTAGAAGCAATCCATCCGGTATTTCAcatttccatgcttcggaaattcTTAGGTGATCCTTCTTGCATCAGCCCTATCGAGGATATTGAAGTTTCTGAGAacttgtcatatgaagaaataccTGTTGCCATTCTTGACCGTCAAATCCGTAAGCTACGGACTAAAGAGGTAGCCTCagtaaaagtactttggaggagcAATAATGTAGAGGAAATGacatgggaggccgaggaggacatgaagTCCAGATACCCCCATTTATTTGAGTCTTCAGGCGATATGCTTGAGACaaatatggcaggtgttgcacaTATATCAACCAGTGACAGTTGA
- the LOC142180767 gene encoding uncharacterized protein LOC142180767, with translation MAAKAINFFQNKFLENVIPIAFGIIDHVPNMVTFYQNQELVKQPTKDEVKKVVFGLNGDSAGGPDVFTGKYFQSCWDVIEDDVFNMVRQYFNGHELPRFITHTNPVILPKEKEVATFSDMRSISLNNFVNKVFSRVIHERLSRLLPNLISYEQLYGFFKSARGVKQGDPLSPTLFILATEAMSRGLNALHLNLYFYGFGMPKWSPKVNHLVYADDTIIFSSSNATLLQLIMEVLVHMRKMDYNQGLVNKVLDKLQSWKVGGRAKHWASWDTLCLPQEGGIGFRSLHDVSKALFCKLWTGLGSLYFVTPPDFYSDGSIHNIYDVIVDVSWDEGRLLIFFLKS, from the exons ATGGCAGCTAAAGCAATCAATTTTTTCCAGAATAAATTCCTAGAGAATGTCATACCTATTGCCTTTGGGATCATTGATCATGTTCCTAACATGGTAACCTTTTATCAAAATCAAGAACTGGTGAAACAACCTACGAAAGATGAAGTCAAGAAGGTTGTGTTTGGATTAAATGGGGATAGTGCTGGAGGACCAGATGTATTCACTGGGAAATATTTCCAGAGCTGTTGGGACGTAATAGAGGATGATGTATTTAACATGGTTAGGCAGTACTTTAATGGTCATGAATTACCAAGATTCATTACTCATACAAATCCAGTGATATTGCCTAAGGAGAAGGAAGTTGCTACTTTTTCTGATATGCGATCTATCAGTTTGAACAACTTCGTTAACAAAGTGTTTTCAAGAGTTATTCATGAAAGGCTTTCTCGTCTATTGCCTAACCTTATCTCATATGAACAA CTGTATGGATTTTTCAAGTCCGCCAGAGGAGTTAAGCAAGGAGACCCCTTGTCACCTACATTATTCATTTTAGCTACTGAAGCTATGTCTAGAGGTTTGAATGCTCTTCATCTAAACTTATATTTTTATGGATTTGGCATGCCAAAGTGGAGCCCTAAGGTTAATCATCTAGTGTATGCTGATGATACTATCATCTTCTCATCGTCTAATGCTACTTTATTACAACTAATTATGGAGGTGTTGGTGCATATGAG GAAAATGGACTACAATCAGGGGCTTGTTAACAAAGTGCTTGACAAGCTTCAATCTTGGAAAG TAGGAGGAAGAGCTAAACATTGGGCATCATGGGACACATTGTGCTTGCCACAAGAAGGAGGGATTGGATTTAGATCGTTACATGATGTGTCTAAAGCCTTATTTTGTAAACTATG GACAGGCTTGGGATCATTGTACTTTGTTACTCCTCCAGACTTCTACTCTGATGGATCTATCCACAACATATATGATGTGATAGTAGATGTCTCGTGGGATGAAGGAAGGCTACTGATATTCTTTCTCAAGAGCTAG